A window of Gouania willdenowi chromosome 12, fGouWil2.1, whole genome shotgun sequence contains these coding sequences:
- the dolk gene encoding dolichol kinase — MHISPVYVESSVVLSVVLCVHMVVWNQHSWSCIALFIQAFYVQHKWDRLLRSGAAVFQFRPAANSGIVPASMVMPLLGLALREKCLASGNVYFERFSMVVTITGMMLALFLSLIALGITRPVPTNTCVIAGMASSAILYTTKQTLTVSEVIEVLEVLLIFVYLSLIVLYLLPRCFTPGEALLILGGISFIINQLIKRSLNLSEVKGDPVNYFLPVVVVGSVLLGVFFALLFCFMESETWVSSLFFHMMTAVLGLGILMPWLALFIGRHPIMWLLDFITLNDKRLCLLSYWAFLAVVATCVVLHQNYQRQSGSKKHQASTVVRKYFHLIVVATFVPGLIYDKQLLHVASVGCLAIFLVLEYVRYFRIRPLGQLLRQLLTLFLDERDSGPLIFTHIYLLLGMSLPVWLFPGPCTPKGVLPGVGGLVPYAGVLAVGVGDTVASVFGSTMGEIQWPGTKKTLEGTATSVFAQIIAVAMFLIFDGSINLNSTYSWIVGSITLVAMLEAYTSQIDNLLLPLYLFILLLL; from the coding sequence ATGCATATCAGCCCTGTGTACGTGGAGTCGTCGGTAGTGCTGTCCGTGGTGCTGTGCGTCCACATGGTCGTGTGGAACCAGCATTCATGGAGCTGCATCGCCTTGTTCATCCAGGCTTTCTACGTCCAGCACAAGTGGGACCGTTTGCTCAGGTCGGGGGCCGCAGTGTTCCAGTTCCGTCCGGCGGCCAACAGTGGCATCGTCCCGGCCTCCATGGTCATGCCTCTACTGGGCCTGGCGCTGAGGGAGAAGTGCTTAGCCTCGGGGAATGTCTACTTTGAGCGGTTCTCAATGGTGGTCACCATCACAGGCATGATGTTGGCTTTATTTCTGTCCTTAATCGCACTGGGAATCACTAGACCAGTGCCCACCAACACCTGCGTGATCGCTGGGATGGCCTCCAGCGCCATCCTGTACACGACCAAGCAGACGCTGACAGTGTCGGAGGTGATTGAGGTCCTGGAGGTGCTGCTAATCTTTGTTTATCTGAGCCTGATCGTGCTGTACCTGCTGCCGCGCTGCTTCACCCCGGGGGAGGCACTCCTCATCTTGGGGGGGATCAGTTTTATCATCAACCAGCTCATTAAACGCTCCCTGAACCTGTCGGAGGTCAAGGGTGACCCGGTGAACTACTTCCTCCCGGTTGTGGTGGTGGGCTCGGTGCTGCTGGGTGTCTTCTTCGCGCTGCTTTTCTGCTTCATGGAGTCAGAGACGTGGGTATCGTCGTTGTTCTTCCACATGATGACGGCCGTCCTGGGGCTGGGGATCCTTATGCCGTGGCTCGCCTTGTTCATCGGGCGGCACCCCATCATGTGGCTGTTGGACTTCATCACACTGAATGATAAACGGTTGTGTCTGCTCAGCTACTGGGCCTTCCTGGCCGTGGTGGCCACCTGCGTCGTGCTGCATCAGAACTACCAGCGCCAGTCGGGCTCTAAGAAGCACCAGGCCTCCACCGTGGTCAGGAAGTACTTCCATCTCATTGTCGTGGCCACGTTCGTCCCCGGACTAATTTATGACAAGCAGCTGTTGCACGTGGCGTCCGTCGGATGCTTAGCCATTTTCCTGGTTCTGGAGTATGTGCGCTACTTCCGGATCCGGCCCCTGGGTCAGCTCCTCAGGCAGTTGCTGACTCTGTTCCTGGACGAGCGGGACTCGGGGCCCCTCATCTTCACACACATCTACCTGCTGCTGGGCATGTCCCTGCCCGTATGGTTGTTCCCTGGTCCCTGCACCCCCAAAGGGGTTCTCCCCGGTGTGGGAGGACTGGTGCCCTACGCCGGTGTGCTGGCCGTGGGGGTCGGGGACACCGTGGCGTCCGTGTTCGGCAGCACCATGGGGGAGATCCAATGGCCAGGCACCAAGAAGACTCTGGAGGGAACGGCCACGTCGGTTTTTGCACAGATCATCGCCGTGGCGATGTTTCTTATTTTCGACGGGAGCATCAATCTGAACTCCACCTACTCGTGGATCGTGGGCTCCATCACACTGGTTGCCATGTTGGAGGCCTACACCTCGCAAATCGACAACCTCCTGCTCCCTCTCTACCTCTTCATACTGCTGTTGCTTTGA
- the phyhd1 gene encoding phytanoyl-CoA dioxygenase domain-containing protein 1, whose product MDFMTDRDVEKYREEGYVVLDGLLTPQECDQLRQRMVEIVDEMHVPEHCRTVFSTDHDEQIKGQGNADYFITSGDKIRFFFEKGVFDDKGEFIIPKQRSLNKVGHALHAYEPLYKKVTHSSKVQGIAKKLGLVNPVILQGMYIFKQPGIGGEVTPHQDATFLYTEPLGRVMGLWIALEDATVNNGCLWFIPGSQNNGITRRMVRTPKGTFPLTDFIGREQQYEEDKFVAAPVKKGGVILIHGEVVHRSAANVSEDSRHVYTFHLMENQDTRWSPENWLQPTEELPFTHLYTK is encoded by the exons ATGGACTTCATGACTGATCGAGATGTGGAGAAG TACAGGGAGGAGGGGTATGTGGTTCTGGACGGGCTGCTGACCCCCCAGGAGTGTGACCAGCTGAGGCAGCGGATGGTTGAAATAGTGGATGAGATGCACGTCCCCGAGCACTGCCGTACCGTGTTTTCCACCGACCACGACGAGCAGATCAAAGGACAG GGTAACGCTGATTATTTCATCACAAGTGGAGATAAGATCCgctttttctttgaaaaaggtGTTTTTGATGACAAAG GAGAGTTCATCATTCCAAAACAGCGTTCCCTCAACAAAGTCGGACACG CTCTACACGCCTATGAACCTTTGTACAAAAAGGTTACACATTCATCGAAGGTTCAA GGGATTGCAAAGAAGCTGGGTTTAGTGAATCCTGTAATTCTGCAGGGCATGTACATTTTCAAG CAACCTGGAATTGGTGGAGAAG TGACGCCGCACCAAGACGCCACCTTTCTGTACACGGAACCTCTGGGACGAGTCATGGGACTGTGGATCGCCCTGGAAGACGCCACGGTCAACAATGGCTGCCTGTGGTTCATCCCTGGATCACAGAACA ATGGGATCACACGACGTATGGTTAGAACCCCGAAGGGAACGTTCCCACTGACGGACTTCATCGGCAGAGAACAGCAGTATGAGGAGGACAAGTTTGTAGCTGCGCCGGTTAAGAAAG GTGGTGTTATTTTAATCCACGGGGAGGTGGTGCATCGAAGTGCCGCCAACGTGTCCGAAGACTCCCGTCACGTCTACACCTTCCACCTCATGGAGAACCAGGACACCCGATGGAGCCCTGAGAACTG GTTGCAGCCGACAGAAGAACTCCCTTTCACACATCTCTACACTAAGTGA